The Burkholderia cepacia ATCC 25416 genome includes a window with the following:
- a CDS encoding LysR family transcriptional regulator, translated as MAAIQRPDWSKLSSLDPELIRAFVAVVESGGFTAAARQLHRTQSTISLRIRTLEERLDTHLFMRNSRRLELSRDGENFLIHARRIIQVQNDAILALKQASSDRGVVRFGLPEDYAELWLPDLLKSFYAMRPGARFHVHCRTSLELLERLQAGELDVALVVRHGPNAGGRLLGRHDVVWAAHRDFVLGPQASVPLALFPETCCYRQRGLQALATAGRPYHVVYTSQSPTGIKIAVNHGAAVTMIDRCTLPENWRVLDETDGLPLLPAADLELHRSPGICDPLTDDLVSLIESMVDERRRASLEAFA; from the coding sequence ATGGCTGCCATTCAAAGGCCCGATTGGTCGAAGCTCAGTTCGCTCGATCCGGAACTGATCCGGGCATTCGTCGCCGTGGTCGAGAGCGGCGGCTTCACCGCGGCGGCCCGGCAACTGCATCGCACGCAGTCGACGATCAGCCTGCGCATCCGCACGCTCGAGGAGCGGCTCGATACGCACCTGTTCATGCGCAACAGCCGACGGCTCGAACTGTCACGCGACGGCGAGAATTTCCTGATCCATGCGCGCCGCATCATCCAGGTGCAGAACGACGCGATCCTCGCGCTGAAGCAGGCGAGCAGCGATCGCGGCGTCGTGCGCTTCGGGCTGCCGGAGGACTACGCGGAGCTGTGGCTGCCCGACCTGCTGAAGTCGTTCTATGCGATGCGGCCGGGTGCGCGCTTTCACGTGCATTGCCGCACGTCGCTCGAACTGCTCGAACGGCTGCAGGCCGGCGAGCTCGACGTCGCGCTCGTCGTGCGGCACGGGCCGAACGCGGGCGGGCGGCTGCTCGGCCGGCACGATGTCGTGTGGGCCGCGCACCGCGATTTCGTGCTCGGCCCGCAGGCGTCGGTGCCGCTCGCGCTGTTTCCGGAGACGTGCTGCTACCGGCAGCGCGGGCTGCAGGCGCTCGCGACGGCCGGGCGGCCGTATCACGTCGTCTATACGAGCCAGAGCCCGACCGGCATCAAGATCGCGGTGAACCACGGCGCGGCCGTGACGATGATCGACCGCTGCACGCTGCCCGAGAACTGGCGCGTGCTCGACGAGACGGACGGGCTGCCGCTGCTGCCGGCGGCCGATCTCGAACTGCATCGCTCGCCGGGCATCTGCGATCCGCTCACCGACGATCTGGTGTCGCTGATCGAATCGATGGTCGACGAGCGGCGGCGCGCGTCGCTCGAAGCGTTCGCGTAG
- a CDS encoding ABC transporter ATP-binding protein: MHRPTTNMLKPNDTFVRIENVVKKFGDSTAVDNVNLTIAKNELFALLGSSGCGKSTLLRMLAGLETATSGKIFVDGEDLASLPPYRRPVNMMFQSYALFPHMTVESNVAFGLKQEGTPKNEIRERVADALALVQMSKYAKRKPHQLSGGQQQRVALARSLVKRPKLLLLDEPMSALDKKIRQKTQLELVNIIEKVDVTCVMVTHDQEEAMTMASRLAVMSEGKIVQIGSPGEVYEYPNSRFSAEFIGSTNLFEGRVVEDEPDHIFVESDDLEARMYVSHGVTGPLGMPVGISVRPERVHVSREKPGSKHNWARGVVTDIAYMGSYSLYHVRLPSGKTVVSNLSSSHLMNDNAPAWNDDVFVSWSPASGVVLTQ, from the coding sequence ATGCATCGACCGACGACGAACATGCTCAAGCCGAACGACACGTTCGTGCGCATCGAAAACGTCGTGAAGAAATTCGGCGACAGCACGGCCGTCGACAACGTGAACCTGACGATCGCGAAGAACGAGCTGTTCGCGTTGCTCGGCAGCTCGGGCTGCGGCAAGTCGACGCTGCTGCGCATGCTCGCCGGGCTCGAGACGGCCACCTCCGGCAAGATCTTCGTCGACGGCGAGGACCTCGCGTCGCTGCCGCCGTACCGCCGCCCGGTCAACATGATGTTCCAGTCGTACGCGCTGTTCCCGCACATGACGGTCGAATCGAACGTCGCGTTCGGCCTGAAGCAGGAAGGCACACCGAAGAACGAGATCCGGGAGCGCGTGGCCGATGCACTCGCGCTCGTGCAGATGAGCAAGTACGCGAAGCGCAAGCCGCATCAGCTCTCCGGCGGCCAGCAGCAGCGCGTCGCGCTGGCCCGCTCGCTGGTCAAGCGCCCGAAGCTGCTGCTGCTCGACGAGCCGATGTCGGCGCTCGACAAGAAGATCCGCCAGAAGACCCAGCTCGAACTCGTGAACATCATCGAGAAGGTCGACGTGACCTGCGTGATGGTCACGCACGACCAGGAAGAAGCGATGACGATGGCGAGCCGCCTCGCGGTGATGAGCGAAGGCAAGATCGTGCAGATCGGCTCGCCCGGCGAAGTCTACGAATACCCGAACAGCCGTTTCTCGGCCGAATTCATCGGCTCGACCAACCTCTTCGAAGGACGCGTGGTCGAGGACGAACCCGACCACATCTTCGTCGAAAGCGACGACCTCGAAGCGCGCATGTACGTGAGCCACGGCGTGACGGGCCCGCTCGGCATGCCGGTCGGCATCTCGGTGCGTCCGGAGCGCGTGCACGTGTCGCGCGAGAAACCGGGCTCGAAACACAACTGGGCGCGCGGCGTCGTGACCGACATCGCGTACATGGGCAGCTACTCGCTGTACCACGTGCGCCTGCCGAGCGGCAAGACGGTGGTGTCGAACCTGTCGAGCTCGCACCTGATGAACGACAACGCGCCGGCGTGGAACGACGACGTGTTCGTGTCGTGGTCGCCGGCCAGCGGCGTCGTGCTGACGCAGTGA
- the cynS gene encoding cyanase — translation MIQSQHSQTARHALAETVVLAKARKNLSFAQLTEGTGLSEAFVTAALLGQHALPADAARNVADKLGLDDDAVLLLQTIPLRGSIDDRVPTDPTIYRFYEMLQVYGTTLKALVHEKFGDGIISAINFRLDVKKVDDPEGGSRAVITLDGKYLPTKPF, via the coding sequence ATGATCCAGTCCCAGCACAGCCAGACCGCCCGCCACGCGCTCGCGGAGACCGTCGTTCTCGCGAAGGCGCGCAAGAACCTGTCGTTCGCGCAGCTCACCGAAGGCACGGGCCTGAGCGAAGCGTTCGTGACGGCCGCGCTGCTCGGCCAGCATGCGCTGCCGGCCGATGCGGCGCGCAATGTCGCCGACAAGCTCGGCCTCGACGACGACGCGGTGCTGCTGCTGCAGACGATCCCGCTGCGCGGCAGCATCGACGATCGCGTGCCGACCGACCCGACGATTTACCGCTTCTACGAAATGCTGCAGGTGTACGGCACGACGCTGAAGGCACTCGTACACGAGAAGTTCGGCGACGGCATCATCAGCGCGATCAATTTCCGGCTCGACGTGAAAAAGGTCGACGATCCCGAGGGCGGTTCGCGTGCGGTGATCACGCTCGACGGCAAGTACCTGCCGACCAAGCCGTTCTGA
- a CDS encoding DUF3422 family protein, translated as MMDHPLRAALAAELHARPFLRLAEAVSLTHYAIYADGQPDIHETLLHALCRDTGIAAPHEGATHYAVQSPSGWHLKWERHTEFSTFTFVAPRRDTGYFDDLAIEGIPAAWFARLAGIRFVAVRMELLTGDAARLVCGDLRRWIDGPALVGSNVLGGGKVFCDWHVRDDGFMRFLVVDEDFREEQGGRLLQRLHEIETYRMMALLALPVARRMSRELDEIHAALHALMQRMDASGADGDDTALLVKLTHLAVRVESLSGSGARFSASRAYEKLVLARIHELREERIEGMPTIAEFMERRFAPAMETCRSVWARHEQIAARIARAVDLLRTRVNLAQEKDVTRLLAGMERTARNQLHLQHAVEGLSVAAISYYVLSLATAAFKALHVMNLPVDPELAEGLLIAPVVFAVIHITRRTRAQLARSEAAHDSAHDGAAGHAAALKQVG; from the coding sequence ATGATGGACCATCCGTTGCGCGCGGCGCTGGCCGCGGAATTGCATGCCCGGCCGTTCCTGCGGCTCGCCGAAGCCGTGTCGCTCACGCATTACGCGATCTACGCGGACGGCCAGCCCGACATCCACGAAACGCTGCTGCACGCGCTGTGCCGCGATACCGGCATCGCCGCGCCGCACGAAGGCGCGACGCACTACGCGGTGCAGTCGCCGAGCGGCTGGCACCTGAAGTGGGAGCGCCACACCGAATTCTCGACCTTCACGTTCGTCGCGCCGCGCCGCGACACCGGTTATTTCGACGATCTCGCGATCGAGGGCATTCCGGCCGCGTGGTTCGCGCGGCTTGCCGGCATCCGCTTCGTCGCGGTGCGCATGGAGCTGCTCACGGGCGACGCCGCGCGGCTCGTCTGCGGCGACCTGCGCCGCTGGATCGACGGGCCCGCGCTCGTCGGCAGTAACGTGCTCGGCGGCGGCAAGGTGTTCTGCGACTGGCATGTGCGCGACGACGGTTTCATGCGCTTTCTCGTCGTCGACGAGGATTTCCGCGAGGAGCAGGGCGGCCGCCTGCTGCAGCGCCTGCATGAAATCGAGACGTACCGGATGATGGCCCTGCTGGCGCTGCCCGTCGCGCGCCGGATGAGCCGCGAGCTCGACGAGATCCACGCGGCGCTCCATGCACTGATGCAGCGGATGGACGCGAGCGGCGCCGACGGCGACGATACCGCGCTGCTCGTCAAGCTCACGCATCTGGCGGTACGGGTCGAGTCGCTGTCGGGATCGGGCGCGCGCTTCAGCGCGTCGCGGGCGTACGAGAAGCTCGTGCTGGCGCGCATCCACGAGTTGCGCGAGGAACGCATCGAAGGGATGCCGACGATCGCCGAATTCATGGAGCGGCGTTTCGCGCCGGCGATGGAAACCTGTCGCAGCGTATGGGCGCGCCACGAGCAGATCGCCGCGCGGATCGCGCGAGCGGTCGACCTGCTGCGCACGCGCGTGAACCTCGCGCAGGAAAAGGACGTGACGCGCCTGCTGGCGGGCATGGAGCGCACCGCGCGCAACCAGCTGCATCTGCAGCACGCGGTCGAGGGGCTGTCGGTGGCCGCCATTTCGTACTACGTGCTGTCGCTCGCAACGGCGGCGTTCAAAGCGCTGCACGTGATGAACCTGCCGGTCGACCCCGAACTGGCGGAAGGCCTGCTGATCGCGCCGGTCGTGTTCGCGGTGATTCACATCACGCGGCGCACGCGCGCGCAGCTGGCGCGATCGGAGGCGGCGCATGACAGTGCGCATGACGGCGCGGCGGGGCATGCGGCGGCGTTGAAGCAGGTCGGCTAG
- a CDS encoding DUF3304 domain-containing protein, translated as MPNLLRRLTLNPVAIAALLAGAAWWIHAQTRADGPYRVVGFNYTDRGVYSFVVDGFGAGSVHARQFGGGGGTMCCMSVPRGKKTWHVRITYDLTPEEDARNQAPDIVETDVAVPALPNRRDGYIEFHFLPGRKIDARWVAYPTMPRMRAAG; from the coding sequence ATGCCGAACCTGCTACGCCGCCTGACACTCAACCCGGTCGCCATCGCGGCATTGCTGGCGGGCGCGGCCTGGTGGATCCACGCACAGACGCGCGCCGACGGCCCGTATCGCGTCGTGGGGTTCAACTACACCGATCGTGGTGTCTACAGTTTCGTGGTGGATGGCTTCGGCGCGGGCAGCGTGCACGCGCGCCAGTTCGGCGGCGGGGGCGGCACGATGTGCTGCATGAGCGTGCCGCGCGGCAAGAAGACCTGGCACGTCAGGATCACGTACGATCTGACGCCTGAAGAAGACGCCCGGAACCAGGCGCCCGACATCGTCGAAACCGACGTCGCCGTGCCGGCTTTGCCGAACCGGCGCGACGGTTATATCGAGTTTCATTTTCTACCCGGCCGCAAGATCGACGCCCGATGGGTGGCGTACCCGACGATGCCGCGCATGCGCGCCGCCGGGTGA
- a CDS encoding nucleoside deaminase: MDFVKRTIDLAMKNVEEGGRPFATVIVRDGEIVAESPNLVAQTSDPTAHAEILAVRDACRKLGTEHLTDCEIYILASPCPMCLGALYYCSPKRVIYITTREDYAPFYRDDRKYFELDTFYAEYAKPIEARRLPMVQQKHGGAIDVYRRWKELNAK; this comes from the coding sequence ATGGATTTTGTGAAACGCACGATCGATCTTGCGATGAAGAACGTGGAAGAGGGCGGCCGTCCGTTCGCGACGGTGATCGTCCGCGACGGCGAGATCGTCGCGGAGAGCCCGAACCTCGTCGCGCAAACCAGCGACCCGACCGCGCACGCCGAGATCCTCGCGGTGCGCGACGCTTGCCGCAAGCTCGGCACCGAGCACCTGACCGACTGCGAGATCTACATTCTCGCGAGCCCGTGCCCGATGTGCCTCGGCGCGCTGTACTACTGCAGCCCGAAACGCGTGATCTACATCACGACGCGCGAGGACTACGCGCCGTTCTACCGCGACGACCGCAAGTATTTCGAGCTCGACACGTTCTATGCCGAATATGCGAAGCCGATCGAGGCGCGCCGGCTGCCGATGGTGCAGCAGAAGCACGGCGGCGCGATCGACGTGTACCGGCGCTGGAAGGAACTGAACGCGAAGTGA
- a CDS encoding carbonic anhydrase: MKDIIEGFLKFQRDAYPARATLFRDLARSQHPRALFISCSDSRLVPELVTQREPGDLFVIRNAGNIVPSYGPEPGGVSASVEYAVAALRVTDVVICGHSDCGAMTAIATCQCMDHMPAVGHWLRYADSARVVNEARTHRSERERIDSMVRENVVAQLANLKTHPAVRLALEEGRLALHGWVYDIESGCIDAHDGATGRFVSLADHPEVRATPATLPVAA; this comes from the coding sequence ATGAAGGACATCATCGAAGGCTTCCTGAAGTTCCAGCGCGACGCGTATCCGGCGCGCGCCACGCTGTTCCGCGATCTCGCGCGCAGCCAGCATCCGCGCGCGCTGTTCATCTCGTGCTCGGACAGCCGGCTCGTGCCCGAACTCGTCACGCAGCGCGAACCGGGCGACCTGTTCGTGATCCGCAATGCCGGCAACATCGTGCCGTCGTACGGCCCCGAGCCGGGCGGCGTGTCGGCGTCCGTCGAATACGCGGTGGCCGCGCTGCGCGTGACCGACGTCGTGATCTGCGGCCATTCCGATTGCGGCGCGATGACCGCGATTGCCACCTGCCAGTGCATGGACCACATGCCGGCCGTCGGCCACTGGCTGCGTTATGCCGATTCGGCGCGCGTCGTGAACGAGGCGCGCACGCATCGCAGCGAACGCGAGCGGATCGACTCGATGGTGCGCGAGAACGTCGTCGCGCAACTGGCGAACCTGAAGACGCACCCCGCCGTGCGGCTCGCGCTCGAAGAAGGGCGGCTCGCGCTGCACGGCTGGGTCTACGACATCGAATCGGGCTGCATCGACGCCCATGACGGCGCGACCGGCCGGTTCGTCTCCCTGGCGGACCATCCCGAGGTCCGCGCCACGCCCGCGACGCTTCCCGTCGCGGCGTGA
- a CDS encoding GNAT family N-acetyltransferase, with translation MTALPDVTLRLTDIEQPAAHDFISRKLGEFNHAMTGRADAATLDVYVTDPATGEIVGGLTGRTSLGLFFIDLFYLPESLRGGGFGSRLLREAEAEAKRRGCARAVLYTISFQAPDFYRKQGYEAFGEVPCEPEGTSRVFMVKVL, from the coding sequence ATGACAGCCCTTCCCGACGTTACCCTGCGACTGACCGACATCGAGCAGCCGGCCGCACACGATTTCATCAGCCGCAAGCTCGGCGAATTCAATCACGCGATGACGGGGCGCGCCGACGCGGCCACGCTCGACGTGTACGTGACCGATCCCGCGACGGGCGAGATCGTGGGCGGCCTGACGGGGCGCACGTCGCTCGGTCTCTTCTTCATCGATCTGTTCTACCTGCCCGAATCGCTGCGCGGCGGCGGGTTCGGCAGCCGGCTGCTGCGCGAGGCCGAAGCGGAAGCGAAACGACGCGGATGCGCGCGGGCGGTGCTCTACACGATCTCGTTCCAGGCGCCGGATTTCTACCGGAAGCAGGGTTACGAAGCATTCGGCGAAGTGCCGTGCGAACCGGAAGGCACGTCGCGCGTGTTCATGGTGAAGGTGCTTTGA
- the fae gene encoding formaldehyde-activating enzyme, giving the protein MTASQPRQLYIGEGFEGPGVNLAHINVLVGPRNGPAGQAFATALATPSAGHAPFVVIAQPGVPTKPLTLYVNKAQIAGDFHGNATWGASQAGIAKAVAEALENGTLPPEAENDWVVVSANWVNPQTDDLDAVFENNYRACRTAIVAAMEGLPHRDAVFAAARDVSNPFYTPKKN; this is encoded by the coding sequence ATGACCGCATCCCAACCCAGGCAGCTTTACATCGGCGAAGGCTTCGAAGGCCCCGGCGTCAACCTCGCGCACATCAACGTGCTGGTCGGCCCGCGCAACGGCCCCGCGGGCCAGGCGTTCGCCACGGCCCTCGCGACGCCGTCGGCCGGCCATGCGCCGTTCGTCGTGATCGCGCAGCCGGGCGTGCCGACCAAGCCGCTCACGCTGTACGTCAACAAGGCGCAGATCGCCGGCGATTTCCACGGCAACGCCACGTGGGGCGCGTCGCAGGCCGGCATCGCGAAGGCCGTCGCCGAAGCGCTCGAGAACGGCACGCTGCCGCCCGAAGCGGAGAACGACTGGGTCGTCGTGTCGGCGAACTGGGTGAACCCGCAGACCGACGATCTCGATGCCGTGTTCGAGAACAACTATCGCGCGTGCCGCACCGCGATCGTCGCCGCGATGGAAGGGCTACCGCATCGCGACGCGGTATTCGCCGCCGCGCGCGACGTGTCGAACCCGTTCTACACCCCGAAGAAAAACTGA
- a CDS encoding ABC transporter permease subunit, whose product MIKPSKPLSTGVLAFGFLFLYIPIISLVVYSFNESKLVTVWSGFSLKWYSALLDDDELLTAAWLSLKIGLLTATASVVIGTWAGFVLARFGRFKGFTLYTGMINAPLVIPEVIQGISLLLLFVALEQMFGWPKGRGMVTIWIGHVMLCVSYVAIIVQSRVKEMNKSLEEAALDLGATPLKVFFVVTLPLISQALLSGWLLSFTLSIDDLVLSAFLSGPGSTTLPLVVFSRVRLGLNPEMNALATLFITAVTIGVIVVNRMMIARERRRVADMKAAFAVA is encoded by the coding sequence ATGATCAAGCCGAGCAAACCGCTGTCGACAGGCGTCCTCGCCTTCGGCTTCCTGTTCCTGTACATCCCGATCATCAGCCTGGTGGTGTACTCGTTCAACGAGTCGAAGCTGGTGACCGTGTGGTCGGGCTTCTCGCTGAAGTGGTACAGCGCGCTGCTGGACGACGACGAGCTGCTGACCGCCGCGTGGCTGTCGCTGAAGATCGGCCTCTTGACGGCCACCGCGTCGGTCGTGATCGGCACGTGGGCGGGTTTCGTGCTCGCGCGCTTCGGCCGCTTCAAGGGCTTCACGCTGTACACGGGGATGATCAACGCGCCGCTGGTGATTCCGGAAGTGATCCAGGGCATCTCGCTGTTGTTGCTGTTCGTTGCGCTGGAGCAGATGTTCGGCTGGCCGAAGGGGCGCGGGATGGTGACGATCTGGATCGGCCACGTGATGCTGTGCGTGTCGTACGTGGCGATCATCGTGCAGTCGCGCGTGAAGGAGATGAACAAGTCGCTGGAGGAGGCGGCGCTCGATCTGGGCGCAACGCCGCTGAAGGTGTTCTTCGTGGTGACGCTGCCGCTGATCTCGCAGGCGCTGCTGTCGGGGTGGCTGCTGTCGTTCACGCTGTCGATCGACGACCTGGTGCTGTCGGCGTTCCTGTCGGGGCCGGGGTCGACGACGTTGCCGCTGGTGGTGTTCTCGCGCGTGCGGCTGGGGCTGAACCCGGAGATGAACGCGCTGGCGACGCTGTTCATCACGGCGGTGACGATCGGCGTGATCGTCGTGAACCGGATGATGATCGCGCGCGAACGGCGCCGCGTGGCCGACATGAAGGCGGCGTTCGCGGTGGCGTGA
- the cynR gene encoding transcriptional regulator CynR translates to MLLRHIHYFLAVAEHRSFTRAAAALHVSQPALSQQIRQLEETLGAQLFDRTGRVTRLTDAGDVYFRYARQALHDLAEGRRAIHDVQDLSRGSLRIAVTPTFTSYLVGPLVEAFHGRYPDVSLSVREMSQERIEALLVDDELDVGIAFDEVQTADLEAQPLLVETLALVVSRRHALAGKRKAGLRALHDASLVLLTAEFATRVQIDRYFREHDVRPRVSMEANSLGAVIEIVRRTNLATLLPATIASGHDDLAAVALEPAVLRRTAVLLQRKGAYRSAAARAFVELALAHGAGPVGRAR, encoded by the coding sequence ATGCTGCTGCGCCATATCCATTACTTCCTCGCCGTCGCCGAGCATCGCAGCTTCACGCGCGCGGCCGCCGCGCTGCATGTGTCGCAGCCCGCGCTGTCCCAGCAGATCCGCCAGCTCGAGGAAACGCTCGGCGCGCAGCTGTTCGACCGCACCGGGCGCGTGACGCGGCTGACCGACGCCGGCGACGTGTATTTCCGCTATGCGCGGCAGGCGCTGCACGATCTCGCGGAAGGCCGGCGCGCCATTCACGACGTGCAGGATCTCAGCCGCGGCTCACTGCGGATCGCGGTCACGCCGACCTTCACGAGCTATCTCGTCGGGCCGCTGGTCGAGGCGTTTCACGGCCGCTATCCGGATGTGTCGCTGTCGGTGCGCGAGATGTCGCAGGAACGCATCGAGGCGCTGCTCGTCGACGACGAGCTCGATGTCGGCATCGCGTTCGACGAAGTGCAGACGGCGGATCTCGAAGCGCAACCGCTGCTGGTCGAAACGCTCGCGCTCGTCGTGAGCCGCCGCCATGCGCTCGCCGGAAAACGCAAGGCCGGCCTGCGCGCGCTGCACGACGCGTCGCTCGTGCTGCTCACGGCCGAATTCGCGACACGCGTGCAGATCGACCGCTATTTCCGCGAGCACGACGTGCGGCCGCGCGTGTCGATGGAAGCGAATTCGCTGGGGGCCGTGATCGAGATCGTGCGCCGCACGAACCTCGCGACGCTGCTGCCCGCGACGATCGCGAGCGGCCACGACGATCTCGCCGCCGTCGCGCTCGAACCGGCCGTCCTGCGGCGTACGGCCGTGCTGCTGCAACGCAAGGGGGCATACCGGAGCGCGGCCGCGCGCGCGTTCGTCGAACTGGCGCTGGCGCATGGGGCGGGGCCTGTCGGGCGCGCGCGATGA
- a CDS encoding LysR family transcriptional regulator gives MKMLDHDVLATVVAVAETGNMTRAAEAVNRSQSAVSMQIKSLEDAIGRPLFVRKPRSIVLTREGEVLLGFARRMLALRDEAWAAVVRPEVTGKVVIGVPDDYASSLLPSVLKKFSATYPKVEIQVMGLPSSALAPLIKEGTVDLVCGTRIKGLSGDFIRHEPMAWAAMTNGPRVWEERPLPIAVFMPGSVARENAIRSLERAKVPYRTSYESPSLLGLLSMVEAGLAVAPLARCAIPAQLSMLGRAHGLPDLPPLELILARSTKSKRPPCDFLAEQLMEDLQRQTGQTGDA, from the coding sequence ATGAAGATGCTCGATCACGACGTGCTGGCCACCGTCGTCGCCGTCGCGGAGACCGGCAACATGACCCGCGCGGCCGAGGCCGTGAACCGTTCGCAGTCGGCCGTGAGCATGCAGATCAAGAGCCTGGAAGACGCGATCGGGCGGCCGCTGTTCGTGCGCAAGCCGCGCAGCATCGTGCTGACGCGCGAAGGCGAGGTGCTGCTGGGATTCGCCAGACGAATGCTGGCGCTGCGCGACGAGGCCTGGGCGGCCGTGGTGCGGCCGGAAGTGACCGGCAAGGTCGTGATCGGCGTGCCGGACGACTATGCGTCGTCGCTGCTGCCGTCGGTGCTGAAGAAGTTCTCGGCGACCTACCCGAAGGTCGAGATCCAGGTGATGGGGCTGCCGAGCAGCGCGCTCGCGCCGCTGATCAAGGAAGGCACCGTCGATCTCGTCTGCGGCACGCGCATCAAGGGGCTGTCCGGCGACTTCATCCGCCACGAGCCGATGGCGTGGGCCGCGATGACGAACGGGCCGCGCGTATGGGAAGAGCGGCCGCTGCCGATCGCGGTGTTCATGCCGGGCAGCGTCGCGCGCGAGAACGCGATCCGCAGCCTCGAACGCGCGAAGGTGCCGTACCGCACCTCGTATGAAAGCCCGAGCCTGCTCGGGCTGCTCAGCATGGTCGAGGCCGGCCTCGCGGTCGCGCCGCTCGCGCGCTGCGCGATTCCCGCGCAACTGTCGATGCTCGGCCGCGCGCACGGGCTGCCCGACCTGCCGCCGCTCGAACTGATTCTCGCGCGCAGCACGAAATCGAAGCGGCCGCCGTGCGACTTTCTCGCGGAACAGTTGATGGAAGACCTGCAGCGTCAGACCGGGCAGACCGGCGACGCGTGA
- a CDS encoding ABC transporter permease subunit, whose protein sequence is MRTSASTPSAPVSAGAASTGAGRSRPGRFSMLSRFLPSGRSVAIGVPFVWLAIFFALPFVLVLKISFADQVMGIPPYTSLVEIKDGVVHFALQLSHYAFLLQDDLYIATYLSSLKMAAVSTVLCLLIGYPMAYYIARSEPNRRNVLMMAVMLPFWTSFLIRVYAWIGILKDDGLLNHTLIALGIIHTPLRLYHSDAGVYIGMVYSYLPFMVMPLYAHLVKMDLTLLEAAYDLGAKPWVAFTRITLPLSKNGIIAGSLLVFIPAVGEYVIPELLGGADTLMIGRVMWDEFFNNMDWPMASAVTVAMVMLLLVPMALFQYYQVKELEDAK, encoded by the coding sequence ATGAGAACCTCCGCTTCCACTCCGTCCGCGCCGGTGTCTGCCGGCGCCGCGAGCACCGGCGCCGGCAGATCGCGCCCGGGCCGTTTCTCGATGCTGTCGCGCTTCCTGCCGTCGGGCCGCAGCGTCGCGATCGGCGTGCCGTTCGTGTGGCTCGCGATCTTCTTCGCGCTGCCGTTCGTGCTGGTGCTGAAGATCAGCTTCGCCGACCAGGTGATGGGCATCCCGCCGTACACGTCGCTCGTCGAGATCAAGGATGGCGTCGTGCACTTCGCGCTGCAGCTGTCGCACTACGCGTTCCTGCTGCAGGACGACCTGTACATCGCGACCTACCTCAGCTCGCTGAAGATGGCCGCCGTGTCGACCGTGCTGTGCCTGCTGATCGGCTATCCGATGGCGTACTACATCGCGCGCTCGGAACCGAACCGCCGCAACGTGCTGATGATGGCCGTGATGCTGCCGTTCTGGACGTCGTTCCTGATCCGCGTGTACGCGTGGATCGGGATCCTGAAGGACGACGGCCTCCTGAACCACACGCTGATCGCGCTGGGCATCATCCACACGCCGCTGCGCCTCTATCACAGCGACGCGGGCGTCTACATCGGGATGGTCTATTCGTACCTGCCGTTCATGGTGATGCCGCTGTACGCGCACCTCGTGAAGATGGACCTCACGCTGCTCGAGGCCGCATACGACCTCGGTGCGAAGCCGTGGGTCGCGTTCACGCGCATCACGCTGCCGCTGTCGAAGAACGGGATCATCGCCGGCAGCCTGCTGGTGTTCATCCCGGCGGTGGGCGAGTACGTGATTCCGGAACTGCTGGGCGGCGCCGACACGCTGATGATCGGGCGCGTGATGTGGGATGAATTCTTCAACAACATGGACTGGCCGATGGCGTCCGCGGTGACGGTCGCGATGGTGATGCTGCTGCTGGTGCCGATGGCGCTGTTCCAGTACTACCAGGTCAAGGAACTGGAGGACGCGAAATGA